A single genomic interval of Natronolimnobius sp. AArcel1 harbors:
- a CDS encoding Rid family detoxifying hydrolase, giving the protein MKRIIDTDDAPAAVGAYSQATTNGDLIFTAGQIPLTPNGDVLDDEPIAAQTERALDNLMAVLADEEAGPEDVLKVTVFLDDIDDFEAMNDTYADYFDDEPPARSAVEVAALPKGVGVEIEAIATLE; this is encoded by the coding sequence ATGAAACGAATCATCGATACCGACGACGCACCTGCGGCAGTCGGTGCGTACAGTCAGGCGACGACCAACGGCGATCTGATTTTTACTGCCGGCCAGATTCCACTTACACCCAACGGCGACGTCCTCGATGACGAACCGATTGCCGCACAGACCGAACGCGCCCTCGACAACCTCATGGCTGTCCTTGCAGATGAGGAGGCCGGTCCCGAAGACGTGCTCAAAGTCACCGTCTTCCTCGACGATATCGACGACTTCGAGGCGATGAACGACACCTACGCCGACTACTTCGACGACGAACCACCCGCACGCAGCGCCGTCGAAGTCGCCGCCCTCCCGAAAGGCGTCGGCGTCGAAATCGAAGCCATCGCCACCCTCGAGTAA